One segment of Streptosporangium brasiliense DNA contains the following:
- a CDS encoding phosphotransferase enzyme family protein, which yields MIYAETPLTDAVRRAVAEVWGVRGEGERLHGGEESSAYRLGDHVVRIGPRSWGTAEAEWCHAIGLHAAARLPEAVAPVSTPEGTTVTRVEGRPVSLWPYVEGTWPDPALPGQRAQGARLLARLHEALATARPGPRPVPAYQEFGLYGVPGVPAAAGTPSPEGAQHPTDLPELADPGLDRWLADFHRTRPRRHPLHGDYHTGNTLARDGVIRAVLDWDEAFVGAPEVELAAAAIEWGDDGPGPAKEFVDVYLEAGGTAGELDEETLAQLIRHKLRREAAYFHRAVARGVVHDEEDRDYHRDRVELFHRLRP from the coding sequence ATGATCTACGCAGAGACCCCGCTGACCGATGCCGTACGGCGGGCCGTCGCCGAGGTGTGGGGGGTCCGCGGAGAAGGAGAGCGGCTGCACGGGGGCGAGGAGTCCTCGGCCTACCGGCTCGGCGACCACGTGGTGCGGATCGGCCCCCGGTCGTGGGGCACGGCCGAGGCCGAATGGTGCCACGCGATCGGCCTGCACGCCGCCGCCCGGCTGCCCGAGGCGGTGGCGCCGGTGTCCACCCCCGAGGGCACGACCGTCACGCGGGTCGAGGGCCGTCCGGTCTCGCTCTGGCCGTACGTCGAGGGCACCTGGCCCGATCCCGCGCTGCCCGGGCAGCGCGCGCAGGGCGCGCGGCTGCTGGCCCGGCTCCACGAGGCGCTGGCCACCGCCCGCCCCGGGCCCCGCCCTGTCCCCGCCTACCAGGAGTTCGGCCTGTACGGCGTGCCCGGTGTGCCCGCCGCCGCGGGGACGCCCTCGCCGGAGGGGGCTCAGCACCCCACCGACCTGCCCGAGCTCGCCGACCCCGGGCTCGATCGCTGGCTGGCGGACTTCCACCGCACTCGTCCGAGACGGCATCCGCTGCACGGCGATTACCACACCGGCAACACGCTGGCCCGCGACGGCGTGATCCGGGCCGTGCTCGACTGGGACGAGGCGTTCGTCGGCGCACCGGAGGTGGAGCTGGCCGCCGCCGCGATCGAATGGGGTGACGACGGGCCGGGTCCCGCCAAGGAGTTCGTCGACGTCTACCTGGAGGCGGGCGGCACCGCCGGGGAACTCGACGAGGAGACGCTGGCCCAGCTGATCCGCCACAAGCTGCGCAGGGAGGCCGCCTACTTCCACAGGGCCGTCGCCCGTGGTGTGGTGCACGACGAAGAGGACCGCGACTACCACCGGGACCGGGTCGAGCTGTTCCACCGGCTACGCCCCTGA
- a CDS encoding TetR/AcrR family transcriptional regulator: MADPERSTELLWGTGSRRGLSLERIVRAAIELADAEGLAAVSMRRVAERLGFTTMSLYRHVPGKSELVALMRDEVLGGPGGSGADHAGGWRAELEAWARDGLARYLRHPWLVESSEPRQVPGPNAVAGFERALAAASRAGLPPAQVVAVVTLVGGFVESAARQVVRTERTERRTGVGEEEWWGGRTSLFQHLDRYPTLSRIYREGGYDAPLDPFEFGLQRVLDGIEALIHDGTSDESRDETRCTVCGKPVAPAATGRPRDYCSRACRQRAYRMRKG; encoded by the coding sequence ATGGCGGATCCGGAGCGCAGCACCGAACTGCTGTGGGGGACGGGCTCCAGGCGCGGCCTCAGCCTGGAGCGGATCGTGCGGGCCGCGATCGAGCTGGCCGACGCGGAGGGCCTGGCCGCGGTCTCCATGCGGCGGGTCGCCGAGCGGCTCGGCTTCACCACCATGTCGCTCTACCGCCATGTGCCGGGCAAGTCGGAGCTGGTCGCCCTCATGCGCGACGAGGTGCTGGGCGGGCCGGGGGGCTCCGGTGCCGATCACGCGGGAGGCTGGCGGGCGGAGCTGGAGGCGTGGGCGCGGGACGGGCTGGCGCGCTACCTGCGGCACCCGTGGCTGGTCGAGTCGTCGGAGCCGCGGCAGGTGCCCGGGCCCAACGCCGTGGCCGGCTTCGAGCGGGCGCTGGCGGCGGCGTCGCGGGCCGGACTGCCGCCCGCGCAGGTGGTGGCGGTGGTGACCCTCGTCGGCGGGTTCGTCGAGAGCGCCGCCCGGCAGGTGGTGCGGACCGAGCGGACCGAGCGGCGCACCGGTGTCGGCGAGGAGGAGTGGTGGGGGGGTCGCACCTCGCTCTTCCAGCACCTGGACCGGTATCCGACGCTGAGCCGCATCTACCGGGAGGGGGGGTACGACGCGCCGCTGGACCCGTTCGAGTTCGGCCTGCAGCGGGTGCTCGACGGGATCGAGGCTCTCATCCATGACGGAACCAGTGACGAAAGTCGTGACGAAACACGGTGCACGGTGTGCGGTAAGCCGGTTGCCCCGGCGGCCACCGGCCGGCCGCGGGACTACTGCTCCCGCGCCTGCCGGCAGCGCGCCTACCGGATGCGCAAGGGCTGA
- a CDS encoding right-handed parallel beta-helix repeat-containing protein gives MLFVDPSGDDSGPGTPERPFATLERARAAAAPGTVVTLRAGTYRLTEPFRLAAADSGVVYQAHGYGTAAQEEVVISGGRRITGWREGAGGVRLAEVPGLATRQLYVSGRRAVRAAVPLEHGLTRTETGYVTDDPAPGSWQGEVEFVYRGAYPWSEARCQVARISGDGRSTTVTMAQPAFGWAARLYRSVITWDGPGAGEFNGVDAPTFAENSPAFLTEGTFALSGGVLHYLPLPGEDLDDVVAPVLETLLHARDVHDVAFRGITFAEATWLRPSTPEGFLHYHGNGYHDGGPLRTVTFAEGQGQVTIPGDSAAMPGNVIFENASRVTLEGCRFTRLGAVALEFRGDGTGNVLRDSVVDEVSGGGVVIGAGARRHRVENNHIHHVGRDYHGSPAVLLSGTRDTVVAHNQVNNVPHAGIVVYEGRGAQVLNNLVHDTMQVLADGGGIYLSGSQGTSHASGALVRGNVVRDTITPYNFGLYTDYGAAWVTVQGNLVHRADAPVVLNVSPPLEQVAFLGNFWDADPGDPPAGVTLAGNTTLPDGALGDDPAVADIVAGAGRSEPLRSVTP, from the coding sequence ATGCTCTTTGTTGACCCGTCGGGTGACGACTCCGGCCCGGGCACCCCGGAGCGGCCGTTCGCCACACTGGAGCGGGCCCGCGCGGCGGCGGCGCCGGGCACCGTGGTCACCCTCAGGGCCGGCACCTACCGCCTCACCGAGCCGTTCCGGCTGGCCGCCGCCGACTCCGGCGTCGTCTACCAGGCCCACGGCTACGGCACCGCCGCCCAGGAGGAGGTCGTGATCAGTGGCGGCCGGAGGATCACCGGCTGGCGCGAGGGCGCCGGCGGCGTCCGCCTGGCCGAGGTCCCCGGCCTGGCCACCCGCCAGCTCTACGTCTCCGGACGCCGCGCCGTACGGGCCGCCGTCCCCCTGGAGCACGGCCTGACCAGGACCGAGACCGGTTACGTCACCGACGACCCCGCGCCCGGCTCCTGGCAGGGCGAGGTGGAGTTCGTCTACCGGGGCGCCTACCCCTGGTCCGAGGCCCGCTGCCAGGTGGCGCGGATCTCCGGGGACGGGCGCTCGACCACCGTCACCATGGCGCAGCCCGCCTTCGGCTGGGCGGCGCGGCTCTACCGGTCGGTCATCACCTGGGACGGCCCGGGCGCCGGGGAGTTCAACGGCGTCGACGCCCCGACCTTCGCCGAGAACAGCCCCGCGTTCCTGACCGAGGGCACCTTCGCGCTGAGCGGCGGCGTCCTGCACTACCTGCCGCTCCCCGGCGAGGACCTCGACGACGTGGTGGCGCCGGTGCTGGAGACGCTGCTGCACGCCCGGGACGTGCACGACGTCGCCTTCCGCGGCATCACCTTCGCCGAGGCGACCTGGCTGCGGCCCAGCACACCGGAGGGGTTCCTGCACTACCACGGCAACGGCTACCACGACGGCGGCCCGCTGCGGACGGTCACCTTCGCCGAGGGCCAGGGGCAGGTCACGATCCCCGGCGACAGTGCGGCCATGCCCGGCAACGTGATCTTCGAGAACGCCTCGCGGGTCACGCTGGAGGGATGCCGGTTCACCCGGCTGGGCGCGGTCGCGCTGGAGTTCCGCGGCGACGGCACGGGCAACGTGCTGCGCGACAGCGTGGTCGACGAGGTGTCCGGCGGAGGCGTGGTGATCGGCGCGGGGGCGCGCCGCCACCGGGTCGAGAACAACCACATCCACCACGTCGGCCGTGACTACCACGGCTCACCGGCCGTCCTGCTGAGCGGCACCCGCGACACCGTCGTGGCGCACAACCAGGTCAACAACGTGCCGCACGCGGGCATCGTGGTCTACGAGGGGCGCGGCGCCCAGGTGCTGAACAACCTGGTGCACGACACGATGCAGGTGCTGGCCGACGGCGGCGGCATCTACCTGTCCGGCAGCCAGGGCACCTCGCACGCCAGTGGCGCGCTGGTCCGCGGCAACGTCGTCCGCGACACGATCACCCCCTACAACTTCGGCCTCTACACCGACTACGGCGCCGCCTGGGTCACGGTCCAGGGCAACCTCGTCCACCGGGCCGACGCCCCGGTGGTGCTGAACGTCTCGCCGCCGCTGGAGCAGGTGGCGTTCCTCGGCAACTTCTGGGACGCCGATCCCGGCGATCCCCCCGCGGGCGTGACGCTGGCCGGCAACACGACGCTGCCGGACGGGGCGCTCGGCGACGATCCGGCGGTCGCCGACATCGTGGCCGGTGCGGGGCGGAGCGAGCCCCTCCGTTCCGTCACTCCGTAA
- a CDS encoding fatty acyl-CoA synthetase: MPLAGASEQADVALARRQSLADLLRRSARRHPDRLAVSDGVSSRTYAQLDEDAGRIANALAERGVGAGDRVAVLSRNSVEYVQTIFAVARAGAVLVPINFMLRSEEVGYVVRHSSAVALLVQDALLPVAGAAIEGTEGPRTRIVYGAAAEGWEPFSALLEHADSREPAVPIAPDAPAQILYTSGTESRPKGAVLSHAALIAQYGSCIIDGGMDRDDVELHSMPLFHCAQQHCFLVPDIQLGASSVILPGPDPAAVLAAIESHRVTKFFAPPTVWIGLLRHPDFDKRDLSSLRKGYYGAAIMPVEVLREIGERLPGVRLWNFYGQTEMAPVAVMLQPEDQIRKAGSAGQAALNVETRVVDAEGRDVPAGEIGEIVHRSPHAILEYLDDPGKTAEAFRGGWFHSGDLGTMDEEGYLTVVDRIKDMIKTGGENVASREVEETLYLHPAVAEVAVVGVSHPSWIEAVVAIVVTRAGAALTEEELRAHARERLAPFKVPKAFAFVDALPKNPSGKILKRELRELHGGLADRIADAGAGR, translated from the coding sequence ATGCCTCTTGCCGGAGCCTCGGAACAGGCGGATGTCGCGCTTGCCCGTCGTCAATCGCTGGCCGACCTGCTCCGCCGGTCCGCCCGGCGCCACCCCGACCGGCTCGCCGTGTCGGACGGCGTGAGCAGCCGGACCTACGCCCAGCTCGACGAGGACGCCGGCCGGATCGCCAACGCGCTTGCCGAAAGGGGTGTGGGCGCCGGCGACCGGGTGGCGGTGCTGTCGCGCAACAGCGTCGAGTACGTCCAGACGATCTTCGCCGTCGCCCGGGCGGGTGCCGTGCTGGTGCCGATCAACTTCATGCTCCGGAGTGAGGAGGTCGGATACGTCGTCCGTCATTCCTCGGCTGTCGCCCTGCTCGTGCAGGACGCGCTCCTGCCGGTCGCCGGAGCGGCGATCGAGGGGACAGAGGGTCCGCGGACCCGGATCGTGTACGGCGCGGCGGCGGAGGGGTGGGAGCCGTTCTCGGCGCTGCTGGAGCACGCCGACTCCCGCGAGCCCGCGGTGCCCATCGCGCCGGACGCGCCGGCCCAGATCCTCTACACCTCGGGCACCGAGTCACGCCCCAAGGGCGCGGTCCTGTCCCACGCCGCGTTGATCGCCCAGTACGGCAGCTGCATCATCGACGGCGGCATGGACCGCGATGACGTGGAGCTGCACTCGATGCCGCTGTTCCACTGCGCGCAGCAGCACTGCTTCCTGGTGCCCGACATACAGCTCGGAGCCTCCAGCGTCATCCTGCCCGGCCCCGACCCGGCCGCGGTGCTCGCCGCCATCGAAAGCCACCGGGTGACCAAGTTCTTCGCGCCGCCGACGGTGTGGATCGGCCTGCTGCGCCATCCGGACTTCGACAAGCGCGACCTCTCCTCCCTGCGCAAGGGCTACTACGGAGCGGCGATCATGCCCGTGGAGGTGCTCCGAGAGATCGGCGAGCGGCTGCCCGGCGTGCGCCTGTGGAACTTCTACGGCCAGACGGAGATGGCGCCCGTCGCCGTCATGCTCCAGCCCGAGGACCAGATCCGCAAGGCCGGATCCGCCGGTCAGGCCGCCCTGAACGTGGAGACCCGCGTCGTGGACGCGGAGGGCCGGGACGTGCCCGCCGGTGAGATCGGGGAGATCGTCCATCGGAGCCCGCACGCCATCCTCGAATACCTCGACGACCCCGGCAAGACCGCCGAAGCGTTCCGCGGCGGCTGGTTCCACTCCGGCGACCTGGGGACGATGGACGAGGAGGGTTACCTCACGGTCGTCGACCGGATCAAGGACATGATCAAGACCGGTGGGGAGAACGTCGCCAGCCGCGAGGTCGAGGAGACGCTCTACCTGCACCCCGCCGTCGCCGAGGTGGCGGTCGTCGGAGTCAGCCATCCGAGCTGGATCGAGGCGGTCGTCGCGATCGTGGTGACCAGGGCCGGTGCGGCCCTCACCGAGGAGGAGTTGCGGGCGCACGCCCGTGAACGGCTGGCGCCGTTCAAGGTTCCCAAGGCGTTCGCGTTCGTCGACGCGCTCCCGAAGAACCCCAGCGGCAAGATCCTCAAGCGCGAGCTCCGGGAGCTGCACGGCGGGCTCGCGGACCGGATCGCCGACGCGGGCGCCGGACGCTGA
- a CDS encoding sensor histidine kinase produces the protein MTADERRLRRRYTLGMLRPEARTARPSRGALVADALLAAVLTVAAVFAATGFQSPDRHVGEGPHPVFELLQLPSGLRASPPALPLPPPLPALPPPGGSVGTRSPEPVRPAPPAEAGPDGYGPPLLLVVLTASPLAARRRYPLTTFWVVLSATLATNGGETWITVLTCAIAAYSAIAHSRNRVPAVAGILLAAVLAGAVDRDIVPSLPSWLGPYVILLSAGALASFVRFWRHSRSRLAELQQAQEDAMRKAVQAERSRIASELHDVVTHNVSVMVIQAGAARKVMDMRPEQSKEALIAIEASGRAAMAELRNVMGLLAGPESGRSDGSGDGLEPQPGLDQLDGLIERVRAAGVAVDVKVSPPRGPLPPGVDLAVYRVVQEALTNTMKHAVGAAASVAIGHDGDFLEIEVTDTGGTQTARSRSGDGRGLIGLRERLALYGGTLDATRGTGGGYRLRARIPWRAA, from the coding sequence GTGACAGCAGATGAACGACGGCTCCGGCGGCGGTACACGCTCGGCATGCTGCGACCGGAGGCGCGGACCGCCCGGCCGTCCCGCGGAGCACTCGTCGCCGACGCGCTGCTCGCGGCCGTCCTGACCGTCGCCGCGGTTTTCGCGGCGACGGGCTTCCAGAGCCCTGACCGTCACGTCGGCGAGGGGCCGCACCCGGTGTTCGAGCTGCTGCAGCTCCCGTCCGGCCTCCGGGCCTCACCTCCCGCACTTCCCCTGCCGCCGCCCTTGCCGGCCCTGCCGCCCCCGGGCGGGAGCGTCGGCACGCGGTCGCCCGAGCCGGTCCGGCCCGCTCCGCCCGCGGAGGCCGGCCCCGACGGGTACGGCCCGCCTCTGCTCCTGGTGGTGCTCACCGCGTCACCGCTGGCGGCCCGGCGCCGCTACCCCCTCACCACCTTCTGGGTGGTGCTGTCCGCGACGCTGGCCACGAACGGGGGAGAGACGTGGATCACCGTGCTGACCTGTGCGATCGCCGCCTACAGCGCCATCGCCCACAGCCGCAACCGGGTGCCCGCGGTGGCGGGCATCCTGCTCGCCGCCGTGCTGGCCGGTGCGGTGGACCGAGACATCGTCCCCAGCCTCCCCAGTTGGCTGGGGCCCTACGTGATCCTGCTCAGCGCCGGAGCTTTAGCGAGCTTTGTCCGGTTCTGGCGGCACAGCCGGAGCCGGCTCGCCGAACTGCAGCAGGCCCAGGAGGACGCCATGCGCAAGGCGGTCCAGGCCGAGCGTTCCCGGATCGCGAGCGAACTCCACGACGTGGTGACCCACAACGTCAGCGTGATGGTGATCCAGGCCGGTGCCGCGCGCAAGGTGATGGACATGCGGCCGGAGCAGTCCAAGGAGGCCCTGATCGCGATCGAGGCCAGTGGCCGGGCGGCCATGGCCGAACTGCGCAACGTCATGGGCCTGCTCGCCGGCCCGGAGAGCGGGCGCTCCGACGGCTCGGGCGACGGACTCGAACCGCAGCCCGGTCTCGACCAGCTCGACGGCCTCATCGAGCGGGTCCGCGCCGCCGGGGTGGCTGTGGACGTCAAGGTCTCGCCGCCGCGCGGCCCCCTTCCTCCCGGGGTCGACCTGGCGGTCTACCGCGTCGTGCAGGAGGCCCTGACCAACACGATGAAGCACGCCGTCGGCGCGGCGGCGTCCGTCGCGATCGGCCACGACGGCGACTTCCTGGAGATCGAGGTCACCGACACCGGAGGCACGCAGACCGCCCGGTCACGGAGCGGCGACGGCCGCGGGCTGATCGGCCTGCGCGAGCGGCTCGCCCTCTACGGCGGAACCCTGGACGCCACCCGCGGAACCGGCGGCGGATACCGGCTCAGGGCCCGCATCCCGTGGAGGGCCGCGTGA
- a CDS encoding alpha/beta hydrolase family protein — protein MRRVTEPEGAARRYDGGVPTLPAGEGEAAAVTGPSGRGEPRRRNPVLRGGVVAVAGLLAFAGSASLAPAPASSASGSPSTASAAPGSAPAPASAASSAAPSRTPFLPEPTGSHPVGTTSLYLKDTSRPDPWVPTVKARELMVSLWYPAESPGRRRAQYMTPKESELLLKEGKITGVPLEVLSRTRTNAFTDVKPAGRKRGLPLVVLSPGFTKPRSTLTALAEDLASRGYVVAGIDHTYENVATTFPDGRVTTCVPCEGDHDPSLFTKLSKGRAADVSFVIDQLTGPRPRWKGASLIDPSRIAMAGHSAGGASTIAAMVKDSRLRAGIDIDGTTPTGILDSRLSRPFMFLGKPATYTPGAGGPADTWERDWKLLTGWKRWLLLTGAAHESFTDIMPLADQLGIDSGAELSGVRSLEITRRYVRAFFDLHLLKRAQPLLDKPSARYPEVKLCAPETKTCE, from the coding sequence ATGCGTCGTGTGACAGAGCCGGAAGGCGCGGCCAGGCGGTACGACGGAGGCGTACCGACGCTCCCCGCCGGAGAAGGCGAGGCCGCCGCCGTGACGGGGCCCTCCGGCCGCGGAGAGCCGAGGCGGCGGAATCCGGTCCTGCGTGGCGGCGTGGTCGCCGTCGCCGGACTGCTCGCCTTCGCGGGGTCGGCGTCCCTCGCGCCCGCGCCCGCCTCCTCTGCGTCCGGATCCCCCTCCACCGCCTCCGCGGCGCCCGGATCCGCGCCCGCGCCGGCCTCCGCCGCCTCCTCGGCCGCGCCGAGCCGCACGCCGTTCCTGCCCGAGCCGACCGGCTCCCATCCGGTCGGCACCACGTCCCTGTACCTGAAGGACACCTCCCGCCCCGATCCATGGGTCCCCACCGTGAAGGCCCGGGAGCTCATGGTCTCCCTGTGGTATCCGGCGGAGTCACCGGGCCGTCGGCGGGCGCAGTACATGACGCCGAAGGAGTCGGAGCTCCTTCTCAAGGAGGGCAAGATAACCGGTGTACCGCTTGAGGTGCTCAGCAGGACGCGCACCAACGCCTTCACCGACGTGAAACCGGCGGGGCGCAAGCGCGGTCTGCCCCTCGTGGTGCTCTCCCCCGGTTTCACCAAGCCCCGCAGCACGCTGACCGCGCTCGCCGAGGATCTGGCGAGCAGGGGCTACGTGGTGGCCGGGATCGATCACACCTACGAGAACGTGGCCACGACCTTCCCCGACGGACGGGTCACCACCTGCGTCCCCTGCGAGGGCGACCACGACCCGTCGCTCTTCACGAAGCTGTCGAAGGGCCGGGCGGCCGACGTCTCCTTCGTGATCGACCAACTGACCGGGCCGCGCCCCAGGTGGAAGGGCGCTTCACTGATCGACCCGTCCCGGATCGCGATGGCAGGCCACTCCGCGGGCGGCGCGAGCACCATCGCCGCGATGGTCAAGGACTCCCGGCTCCGCGCCGGGATCGACATCGACGGCACCACGCCCACCGGGATCCTCGACAGCAGGCTGTCGAGGCCGTTCATGTTCCTGGGCAAGCCCGCCACCTACACCCCGGGAGCCGGCGGCCCGGCCGACACCTGGGAGCGCGACTGGAAGCTCCTGACCGGATGGAAGCGCTGGCTGCTGCTGACCGGCGCGGCACACGAGTCCTTCACCGACATCATGCCGCTGGCCGACCAGCTCGGCATCGACAGCGGCGCCGAGCTGTCCGGGGTCCGTTCCTTGGAGATCACCCGAAGGTACGTCCGCGCCTTCTTCGACCTGCACCTGCTGAAGCGGGCGCAGCCCCTGCTGGACAAGCCGTCGGCACGCTACCCCGAGGTCAAGCTCTGCGCTCCGGAGACGAAGACCTGCGAGTAG
- a CDS encoding nuclear transport factor 2 family protein has protein sequence MTDLSRVTTWIDGYVQAWNSNDPAHIGALFTEDATYCTAPFQPPWRGRGQIVERWLEARDEPGETTFDWRPVTVTDEVAIIQGTTAYPDRAYSNLWVIRLDPEGRCREFTEWWMEHPASPAG, from the coding sequence ATGACAGATCTCAGCCGTGTCACCACGTGGATCGACGGCTACGTCCAGGCATGGAACTCCAACGATCCGGCTCACATCGGCGCCCTGTTCACCGAGGACGCCACGTACTGCACCGCACCGTTCCAGCCGCCCTGGCGCGGCCGCGGGCAGATCGTCGAGCGCTGGCTGGAGGCCAGGGACGAGCCTGGCGAGACCACGTTCGACTGGCGTCCGGTGACCGTCACCGACGAGGTGGCGATCATCCAGGGGACCACCGCCTACCCGGACCGCGCCTACAGCAACCTGTGGGTGATCCGCCTCGACCCCGAGGGCCGCTGCCGCGAGTTCACCGAGTGGTGGATGGAGCACCCCGCCTCTCCGGCCGGCTGA
- a CDS encoding MFS transporter: MTALRNPLFRRLLVGEAVSSFGDSALYLSLGIWAKDLTGSDAAAGLVFLFLALPGLISPLYGHVVDRVRRRPLLVAMYGTMALVVLALTLVRSADQIWILYAVALAYGVTFSVPAHGALLKDILPSAAAVSARAALITVRQGVRIASPVAGAGIYLAFGGGTLAVVDAVTFVVAILVLASLKIVESEPEPAGQLFLPAVTAGFRYLWRVPLLVRLALASTIFMATVGLMDTAVFIAIDRGLGQPAAFFGVLTTVQGAGSVVGGLLAGTLVRRLGEARGSSVGYAVFALGAGTFLVPSPVLFLAGAAIYGLAIPLFDIALGTAQHLYVPARLQGRVGAAIGMLSTVAQSVSIAAGAALAGIVDYRIMYALIALTALACAALILLRPAPVPEVVPSVADERAVEHA, encoded by the coding sequence GTGACCGCCCTGCGCAACCCCCTCTTCCGCCGGCTCCTGGTCGGCGAGGCCGTCTCCAGTTTCGGGGACAGCGCGCTGTACCTCTCCCTGGGCATCTGGGCCAAGGACCTCACCGGCTCCGACGCCGCCGCCGGACTGGTCTTCCTCTTCCTCGCCCTGCCCGGGCTGATCTCCCCGCTCTACGGCCACGTCGTGGACCGTGTCCGCCGCAGGCCGCTGCTCGTCGCGATGTACGGCACGATGGCGCTCGTCGTCCTGGCCCTGACCCTGGTCCGCTCCGCCGACCAGATCTGGATCCTCTACGCCGTCGCCCTCGCCTACGGGGTCACCTTCTCCGTCCCCGCGCACGGCGCGCTGCTGAAGGACATCCTGCCCTCCGCGGCGGCGGTGAGCGCCCGTGCGGCCCTGATCACGGTACGGCAGGGCGTGCGGATCGCCTCGCCCGTCGCCGGAGCCGGCATCTACCTGGCCTTCGGCGGCGGGACGCTCGCGGTCGTCGACGCCGTGACGTTCGTGGTCGCGATCCTCGTCCTGGCCTCGCTCAAGATCGTCGAATCCGAGCCGGAGCCCGCCGGCCAGCTCTTCCTCCCGGCCGTCACCGCCGGATTCCGCTACCTGTGGCGGGTGCCGCTCCTGGTCAGGCTGGCCCTCGCCTCGACGATCTTCATGGCGACCGTGGGCCTGATGGACACGGCCGTGTTCATCGCCATCGACCGGGGCCTGGGGCAGCCCGCCGCCTTCTTCGGCGTCCTCACCACGGTCCAGGGCGCGGGCTCCGTCGTCGGCGGTCTGCTGGCCGGGACGCTGGTCCGGCGCCTCGGCGAGGCGCGCGGGTCGAGCGTCGGCTACGCGGTCTTCGCCCTGGGCGCCGGGACCTTCCTGGTGCCCTCGCCCGTGCTCTTCCTCGCCGGGGCGGCGATCTACGGCCTGGCCATCCCCCTGTTCGACATCGCCCTCGGCACCGCGCAGCACCTGTACGTCCCCGCCCGGCTCCAGGGGCGCGTGGGCGCGGCCATCGGCATGCTCTCCACCGTGGCCCAGTCGGTCTCCATCGCCGCCGGAGCGGCGCTGGCCGGAATCGTCGACTACCGCATCATGTACGCCCTGATCGCCCTGACGGCTCTGGCCTGCGCGGCGCTCATCCTGCTCCGCCCGGCTCCCGTCCCCGAGGTCGTCCCCTCCGTCGCCGACGAGCGGGCCGTCGAGCACGCGTGA
- a CDS encoding winged helix-turn-helix domain-containing protein yields the protein MKITDPRAMRALAHPLRLDLMDLLGRIGPATAAVCARRLGTTQASCSFHLRQLAKYGYVVEAESEDQRERPWRVADMEQSWSSSTGGVAAAELERVFVEREATRLLDWTQARPHTPEEWRAAAFLNGVTAPMTAQELDGLGEQLAAVLAPYIERATGRAAVPQDARYVRILLSGTPLPDSPPVPD from the coding sequence ATGAAGATCACCGACCCGCGCGCCATGCGTGCGCTGGCCCACCCCCTCCGGCTGGACCTGATGGACCTGCTGGGCCGGATCGGCCCCGCCACGGCGGCGGTCTGCGCCCGGCGCCTGGGCACGACCCAGGCCTCCTGCTCCTTCCACCTGCGCCAGCTCGCCAAGTACGGCTACGTCGTCGAGGCCGAGAGCGAGGACCAGCGGGAGCGGCCCTGGCGGGTCGCCGACATGGAACAGAGCTGGTCGTCGAGCACGGGCGGCGTCGCGGCCGCCGAGCTGGAGCGGGTCTTCGTCGAGCGCGAGGCCACCCGGCTCCTCGACTGGACCCAAGCCCGCCCGCACACTCCCGAGGAGTGGCGCGCGGCCGCCTTCCTCAACGGCGTCACCGCGCCGATGACCGCGCAGGAGCTCGACGGACTGGGCGAGCAGCTCGCCGCGGTGCTGGCCCCCTACATCGAGCGGGCGACCGGCCGCGCCGCCGTCCCGCAGGACGCCAGATACGTCCGGATCCTGCTCTCCGGGACGCCGCTCCCGGACTCCCCGCCCGTCCCCGACTGA
- a CDS encoding TIGR03086 family metal-binding protein, giving the protein MSDNTVTEWAVLNDAHEALRTAVRGVAAEDWDLPTPCAGWTVTQVLQHAAGDQIGFASFITGGPGPSENPFAPSGKLDGSPLDMAEEAMKAAADAWATVGEDVQEVSVPVPPGKLPAPLGAGACALDAAVHAWDIAVATGRPSPLTPELARELMPVATAIVEPLRAFGAYAPALGAEDGDDEVAALLRYLGRRPDWTA; this is encoded by the coding sequence ATGAGCGACAACACCGTGACCGAGTGGGCCGTGCTGAACGACGCGCATGAGGCACTGCGCACGGCCGTCCGCGGCGTGGCCGCCGAAGACTGGGACCTCCCCACCCCCTGCGCGGGGTGGACCGTGACCCAGGTGCTCCAGCACGCCGCGGGCGACCAGATCGGCTTCGCCTCCTTCATCACGGGAGGTCCGGGGCCGTCCGAGAACCCGTTCGCGCCCTCCGGCAAGCTGGACGGCTCCCCCCTGGACATGGCGGAGGAGGCGATGAAGGCCGCCGCCGACGCCTGGGCGACCGTCGGCGAGGACGTCCAGGAGGTCTCGGTCCCGGTGCCGCCCGGCAAGCTGCCCGCCCCGCTCGGGGCCGGCGCCTGCGCCCTCGACGCCGCGGTCCACGCCTGGGACATCGCCGTCGCCACCGGCCGGCCCTCACCGCTCACCCCGGAGCTCGCTCGGGAGCTGATGCCCGTCGCCACCGCCATCGTCGAGCCGCTCAGGGCGTTCGGCGCCTACGCGCCGGCACTTGGAGCCGAGGACGGGGACGACGAGGTCGCCGCGCTGCTGCGCTACCTCGGCCGCCGCCCCGACTGGACCGCCTGA